Proteins encoded by one window of Bacillus sp. DTU_2020_1000418_1_SI_GHA_SEK_038:
- a CDS encoding ABC transporter ATP-binding protein, with protein MLLRFFSYYRPYKWLFILDFVSAIIVGILELAFPLAVNQVIDRLLPEGNWSIILLACAGLLLIYLLNTGLHYIVTYWGHNLGINIETDMRQKLFTHMQKLSFGYYDNNKTGHSISRLTKDLEEIGEVAHHGPEDVFVAIMTLIGSFALMVSINWKLAVISFIVIPLLIIFAIYFNKKMTRTFRKMFQDVAEINSRIEDSIGGIRVVQAFANEKYEQKKFKENNENYRLTKLQSYKIMAQNVMANYLFMRTITLFTLLFGTFFVISNELTYGEFVAFILLSNILIGPIQKINAVIESYPKGIAGFKRYTEIIDTEPDIEDSEDAIEMELAGTIQYNNVSFGYEGNQTVLNNINLSIQPGETVAFVGPSGAGKTTLCSLLPRFYEVQDGSISINHIDIRDIKLSSLRSQIGIVQQDVFLFSGTIRENIAYGNLNATDEEILDAAEKAKLDDFIRSQPHGLDTVIGERGVKLSGGQKQRLAIARMFLKNPPILILDEATSALDTETEAAIQKSLEELTEGRTTLVIAHRLATIKNADRILVVTEDGIAEQGNHQELLESQGIYSRLHQAQFS; from the coding sequence TTGCTATTACGCTTTTTTTCTTATTATCGTCCTTATAAATGGTTGTTTATCCTTGACTTTGTATCAGCAATTATTGTCGGCATATTAGAGCTTGCTTTTCCTTTAGCCGTAAATCAGGTCATTGATCGGCTGCTCCCCGAAGGAAATTGGAGCATAATTTTATTAGCATGTGCTGGACTGCTGCTGATTTATCTTCTTAATACGGGATTGCATTATATTGTTACATATTGGGGGCATAATTTAGGAATCAATATTGAAACCGACATGCGCCAAAAGCTGTTTACGCATATGCAAAAGCTTTCATTTGGATACTATGACAATAATAAAACAGGACATAGCATCTCACGGCTAACGAAGGATCTTGAGGAGATTGGAGAAGTGGCCCATCACGGACCAGAAGATGTATTTGTTGCCATCATGACACTTATTGGCTCTTTTGCCTTGATGGTCAGCATTAACTGGAAGCTTGCGGTTATATCATTTATCGTCATCCCTCTTCTGATAATATTTGCGATTTATTTTAATAAAAAAATGACCAGAACCTTTCGAAAAATGTTCCAGGATGTCGCGGAAATTAATTCTCGAATAGAGGACAGCATCGGGGGCATTCGCGTTGTCCAAGCGTTTGCAAACGAAAAGTATGAGCAGAAAAAATTTAAAGAAAACAACGAGAATTATCGTCTAACTAAGCTGCAATCGTATAAGATTATGGCGCAAAATGTAATGGCTAATTATTTGTTTATGAGAACCATTACTCTTTTTACCTTATTATTTGGAACGTTTTTTGTTATATCTAATGAATTAACTTACGGAGAGTTCGTTGCCTTTATCTTGTTATCGAATATTTTGATCGGCCCTATTCAAAAGATTAATGCGGTTATTGAAAGTTATCCGAAGGGAATTGCTGGATTTAAGCGATATACAGAAATTATCGACACGGAGCCTGATATTGAAGATTCCGAGGATGCCATCGAGATGGAGCTTGCTGGAACAATTCAATACAACAATGTTTCTTTTGGTTATGAAGGTAATCAAACTGTCTTGAATAACATTAATCTATCCATTCAGCCCGGAGAAACTGTCGCTTTTGTTGGCCCATCTGGTGCTGGAAAAACTACCCTTTGCAGCCTCCTTCCGCGATTTTATGAGGTTCAAGACGGCTCCATTTCTATTAATCATATAGATATTCGAGATATTAAACTATCATCCCTGCGCAGTCAAATCGGTATTGTCCAGCAGGATGTGTTTCTATTCTCCGGAACGATTCGCGAAAATATTGCCTATGGGAATTTAAATGCGACTGATGAGGAAATCTTAGATGCTGCTGAAAAAGCAAAGCTCGATGACTTCATCCGAAGTCAGCCGCACGGACTTGATACGGTTATTGGCGAAAGAGGCGTCAAGCTTTCCGGCGGTCAAAAGCAGAGACTCGCCATTGCCCGAATGTTCCTTAAAAATCCGCCTATTCTAATCTTGGATGAAGCTACATCCGCCCTTGACACAGAAACAGAGGCAGCGATTCAAAAGTCACTGGAGGAGCTCACAGAAGGCAGGACTACGCTCGTTATTGCCCATAGATTGGCCACCATTAAAAATGCTGATCGAATTCTAGTTGTAACGGAAGATGGAATTGCCGAGCAGGGCAACCACCAAGAACTGCTGGAATCCCAAGGAATATACAGCAGACTGCATCAGGCTCAATTTAGTTGA
- a CDS encoding VWA domain-containing protein: MKTLIRGEKSKLADFTPSTQLQVEVNVASGFEVDITCFGLNDDKKIADDRYMIFYNQLQSPYNEIQLQSHNNGSGTFLIDLSKLPPTSRYLVFTATIDGNGKMGMISSGSFVVKANGQRIMEYSFQGKDFNNEKAVIISEIYYKSLWRVSSVGRGFDGGLAALLKDFGGEVAEESSQQPAPSPVTQAATTPPPQPVNHKRIMLEKKMEQQAPKILDLSKKATVSLQKVGLQNHQAKVALCLDISGSMANLYRTGKIQEFAERILALGTRFDDDGSIDIFLFGAKAHDAGELTIENFYGFVNRLIKQYPLEGSTYYGKAMKTIRNHYFGSSERRNNPLPNDISVYVMFVTDGATFDEKETISHIQSSSYEPIFWQFMAIGKSNKGTKARGFFRAFQSDFSFLEELDHLTGRYLDNANFFSVEDPQMISDHELYDLLMNEYPGWVRAASANGLILRETSRVR; the protein is encoded by the coding sequence ATGAAAACTTTAATTCGGGGAGAAAAGTCTAAATTGGCCGACTTCACCCCTTCTACACAGCTTCAGGTCGAAGTAAACGTTGCTTCCGGTTTCGAAGTCGACATTACATGCTTTGGGTTAAACGATGACAAAAAAATTGCCGATGACCGATATATGATCTTCTATAACCAGCTGCAATCACCTTATAATGAAATCCAGCTACAATCCCATAACAACGGCAGCGGAACTTTTTTAATAGATTTATCCAAGCTCCCGCCAACTTCTCGATATTTAGTATTTACAGCAACCATTGACGGAAATGGAAAAATGGGGATGATATCTTCCGGATCTTTTGTCGTCAAAGCAAACGGTCAACGAATTATGGAATACTCTTTTCAGGGTAAAGACTTTAATAATGAAAAAGCAGTGATTATATCGGAAATTTATTATAAATCTCTATGGAGAGTTTCTTCTGTTGGACGAGGCTTTGATGGTGGACTAGCTGCCTTATTGAAGGATTTTGGCGGTGAGGTGGCCGAAGAGAGTTCACAGCAGCCTGCACCTTCGCCAGTTACACAAGCAGCAACAACTCCTCCCCCACAGCCAGTCAATCATAAAAGAATCATGCTAGAAAAGAAGATGGAGCAGCAGGCACCAAAAATTTTGGATCTTTCCAAAAAAGCAACGGTCAGCTTACAAAAGGTTGGCTTACAAAACCATCAAGCAAAGGTTGCACTTTGCCTAGACATCTCTGGTTCCATGGCGAATCTGTACCGCACTGGAAAAATTCAAGAATTTGCAGAAAGAATATTAGCCCTCGGTACTCGTTTTGATGATGACGGTTCCATTGATATTTTCTTATTTGGGGCAAAAGCTCATGATGCTGGAGAATTAACGATTGAAAATTTTTATGGCTTTGTCAATCGGTTAATTAAACAATACCCATTAGAGGGCAGCACGTATTATGGAAAAGCAATGAAAACAATCCGCAATCATTACTTCGGTTCATCGGAAAGACGGAATAATCCCCTTCCTAATGACATATCGGTCTATGTAATGTTTGTAACTGATGGAGCGACCTTTGATGAAAAAGAAACGATCAGCCATATTCAAAGCTCATCTTACGAACCAATTTTCTGGCAATTCATGGCAATCGGGAAGTCAAATAAAGGGACAAAAGCCAGAGGATTCTTCAGAGCATTTCAATCCGACTTTTCCTTTCTAGAGGAGTTAGATCATTTAACAGGACGGTATCTCGATAATGCTAACTTCTTCAGTGTAGAAGATCCGCAAATGATTTCCGACCATGAGTTATATGATTTGCTAATGAATGAGTATCCGGGTTGGGTTCGGGCTGCTTCTGCCAATGGGTTGATTCTTAGGGAAACTAGCAGAGTTCGGTAA
- the cyoE gene encoding heme o synthase: MSKDGIPSPQKSFMSDLRSLFKANVLIANVLPVFTGFWLALYFTNESFMEHVPLFLLIMVGSTFVMAGALIINNWFDVDIDTVMERTKNRPTVTGHITLKAVLIMGITFSILGFLILFFTTLEAAFYAFIGWFTYVILYTMWSKRKFTLNTVIGSISGAVSPLIGWAAITSSIHIIPIVLFLILFIFQMPHTFAIAMRKHDEYKAAGVAMLPVVHGFSMTKRQILVYVACLLPLPFYLAPLGTVFLVVATLLNIVWLVISIRGFFVKDDQKWARVMFLYSVNYIAILYLLMVIVTLPIFE; this comes from the coding sequence ATGAGTAAGGATGGAATTCCTTCTCCGCAGAAGTCTTTCATGTCTGACCTAAGGTCTCTTTTTAAAGCGAATGTATTAATAGCTAATGTTCTGCCGGTGTTTACCGGATTCTGGTTAGCGCTGTATTTTACAAATGAATCCTTTATGGAGCACGTTCCATTATTTTTACTGATTATGGTTGGCAGTACATTTGTTATGGCGGGAGCACTTATTATTAATAATTGGTTTGATGTAGATATTGATACAGTGATGGAAAGAACGAAAAACCGTCCGACCGTTACAGGCCATATTACTTTAAAGGCTGTCTTAATAATGGGGATTACTTTCTCCATATTAGGTTTCCTCATTCTCTTTTTTACCACACTTGAAGCGGCCTTTTATGCATTTATCGGATGGTTTACTTATGTCATTTTGTATACGATGTGGTCGAAACGGAAATTCACTTTGAATACAGTCATTGGAAGTATATCTGGAGCTGTTTCGCCTTTAATTGGGTGGGCAGCAATAACGTCTAGCATTCATATCATTCCAATTGTTCTTTTTCTGATATTATTTATTTTTCAAATGCCGCATACTTTTGCCATTGCGATGAGGAAACATGATGAGTATAAAGCAGCAGGTGTAGCCATGCTGCCAGTTGTTCATGGCTTTTCTATGACGAAGCGGCAAATTCTTGTATATGTAGCATGTTTGCTGCCGCTGCCATTTTATTTAGCTCCGCTCGGAACAGTGTTCCTTGTCGTTGCTACCTTGCTTAATATCGTGTGGCTAGTCATTAGTATAAGGGGATTTTTCGTCAAGGATGACCAGAAATGGGCACGGGTCATGTTTCTATATTCGGTTAATTATATTGCCATTTTGTATTTACTGATGGTTATAGTAACATTGCCGATATTTGAATAG
- a CDS encoding trypsin-like peptidase domain-containing protein, which yields MIVRTKPLKIKLKETQNPLEDFMLIHKKDHYIVTKEVLFVRYIGIPNTIQLYTENILKMDRYFSSSMPVPAYVRLHGLERISNIDDINRLERVWDNWETIVNNSITDPRLLYQTPLCTRLDNDTLEWTKKLTFLEILSMYKKVHPHSNPTIFKNFVVKFLNWLEIYLPKLFNGMNVFPKVIFNGDIKHHELLFLYFLSRLGCDICYMNPKEDIIHLSPEVEKYSTLYRCSTLHTNHVSIPDFSPVQISGPATLPSAPVNISQPKILNSTNQNENPPKAEEFSYEELAGLSSSVVMIKSYNENNEIFCSGSGVVIHSKGYILTNLHVVAGGHLYSILYENETQEYITSNLIKYHQQYDLAIIKVDKDCLPLTVKTDGQLVRGQKIVAIGSPLGLFNSVSDGIVSGFRDINDIPMIQFTAPISDGSSGGALLDMYGRLVGLITAGYDKGQNLNLAVPAEKIFQFALNFIEHKY from the coding sequence ATGATAGTGAGAACTAAACCTTTAAAGATCAAACTTAAAGAAACGCAAAATCCTCTCGAAGATTTTATGCTCATACATAAAAAGGATCATTATATTGTTACTAAAGAAGTCCTATTTGTAAGATATATAGGTATTCCAAATACCATCCAACTTTACACTGAGAATATTCTTAAAATGGACCGATATTTTTCTTCAAGTATGCCAGTTCCAGCTTACGTTCGACTTCACGGACTTGAAAGGATATCAAATATAGATGACATTAACAGACTAGAAAGGGTTTGGGATAATTGGGAAACAATCGTGAATAATTCCATCACTGATCCTAGATTGCTGTATCAAACACCTTTATGCACACGATTAGATAACGATACCCTTGAATGGACTAAAAAGCTCACCTTTTTAGAGATTCTCTCCATGTATAAAAAAGTCCATCCACATTCCAATCCCACTATATTTAAAAACTTTGTTGTTAAATTTTTGAACTGGCTGGAAATCTATTTGCCTAAGCTATTTAATGGCATGAACGTATTTCCGAAAGTTATTTTTAACGGTGATATTAAGCATCATGAACTGTTATTCTTATACTTCTTATCTCGACTTGGCTGTGATATATGCTATATGAATCCAAAAGAGGATATTATCCATCTGAGTCCTGAAGTGGAAAAATACTCAACATTGTATAGGTGCAGCACCCTACATACAAATCATGTATCCATCCCTGATTTTTCACCTGTACAGATATCGGGGCCTGCAACCTTGCCTTCAGCACCAGTTAATATTTCTCAGCCTAAGATTTTAAATTCTACAAATCAAAACGAAAATCCACCAAAAGCTGAGGAGTTCAGTTATGAGGAGCTGGCCGGTCTATCAAGCTCTGTTGTCATGATTAAAAGTTATAATGAGAATAATGAGATTTTTTGCAGTGGCTCTGGTGTAGTCATTCACAGCAAGGGATATATCTTAACAAACCTGCATGTTGTCGCGGGCGGCCATCTTTATTCAATTCTTTACGAGAATGAAACACAAGAATATATAACTAGTAATCTCATTAAATATCATCAGCAATATGACCTGGCGATTATTAAAGTGGATAAAGACTGTCTACCCCTCACGGTTAAAACAGATGGGCAATTAGTTCGGGGCCAGAAGATTGTTGCCATAGGGAGCCCTTTAGGGTTATTTAATTCCGTTTCCGATGGCATTGTTTCCGGATTCAGAGATATTAATGACATCCCCATGATCCAATTTACTGCTCCGATTTCCGATGGAAGTTCAGGGGGCGCATTGCTGGATATGTATGGGAGACTAGTGGGCCTAATCACTGCGGGCTATGATAAAGGGCAAAACTTAAATCTAGCAGTGCCTGCTGAAAAAATATTTCAATTTGCATTGAACTTTATTGAGCACAAATACTAG
- the guaC gene encoding GMP reductase has product MENVFDYEDIQLIPAKCIVNSRSECDTTVSLGGHTFRLPVVPANMQTIIDEKIAIYLAENGYFYIMHRFNPEKRISFIKDMKARGLIASISVGVKEEEYGFIEELAQAELVPEFITIDIAHGHSNAVINIIQHIKKHLPNSFVIAGNVGTPEAVRELENAGADATKVGIGPGKVCITKIKTGFGTGGWQLAALRWCAKAASKPIIADGGIRTHGDIAKSVRFGATMVMIGSLFAGHEESPGETIEKDGKLYKEYFGSASEFQKGEKKNVEGKKMYVEYKGPLQETLTEMEQDLQSSISYSGGSKLSSIRNVDYVIVKNSIFNGDRVY; this is encoded by the coding sequence ATGGAAAACGTATTTGATTATGAAGATATTCAATTAATTCCGGCTAAATGTATAGTGAATAGCCGTTCAGAGTGTGATACAACTGTATCTTTAGGAGGACATACATTTAGACTGCCTGTCGTTCCTGCAAATATGCAAACAATTATTGACGAGAAGATTGCGATTTATTTGGCTGAAAACGGTTACTTCTATATCATGCATCGTTTTAATCCTGAAAAACGAATTTCCTTTATTAAAGATATGAAGGCTCGTGGATTAATTGCTTCTATTAGTGTAGGTGTTAAGGAAGAGGAATATGGATTTATTGAAGAATTAGCACAAGCTGAGCTTGTCCCAGAATTCATCACTATTGATATTGCCCACGGCCACTCTAATGCTGTAATTAATATCATTCAACATATTAAAAAGCACTTGCCGAACAGCTTTGTGATTGCAGGGAATGTTGGTACACCAGAAGCTGTAAGAGAATTAGAAAATGCTGGTGCAGACGCAACAAAGGTTGGGATTGGACCAGGTAAAGTATGTATCACGAAAATCAAAACTGGTTTTGGAACCGGCGGCTGGCAATTGGCTGCATTACGCTGGTGTGCAAAAGCAGCTAGCAAGCCGATTATTGCTGACGGTGGCATTCGTACACATGGAGACATCGCTAAATCTGTTAGATTCGGCGCAACAATGGTGATGATTGGTTCGTTATTTGCTGGTCATGAAGAATCACCAGGTGAAACAATCGAGAAAGACGGAAAGCTTTACAAAGAATACTTTGGTTCCGCTTCAGAATTCCAAAAAGGCGAAAAGAAAAACGTTGAAGGTAAAAAGATGTATGTTGAGTACAAAGGGCCTTTACAAGAAACATTAACTGAAATGGAACAGGATCTTCAGTCTTCTATTTCTTATTCTGGAGGAAGCAAACTAAGCTCCATCCGCAATGTTGACTATGTTATTGTAAAGAACTCTATTTTTAACGGTGATCGAGTTTATTAA
- a CDS encoding chemotaxis protein codes for MHKKLAVAIIHGMGSQKEDFAKETIALINNLFAKKLEHLVEDPVSYLKIQAIHWAPIFTYREDKLFEKMVQNNKLNYLGLRKFLITYLGDAIAYQPVETVKQNYERVHEKVGEGLNILAKRAGDHAPLCVISHSLGSVIASNYFYDLQFKKSDLTCVVNESSPLEKGDTLTLFYTMGTTLPIWSLRYYNFNRPINIPSRNLKKYYPSLKGEWLNFYDKDDVLGFPLRPVDESYQNAVNEDREVNVGGLLTSWNPLSHTGYFKDMDVIEPIVDGLVRTWRQVNNI; via the coding sequence ATGCATAAAAAACTAGCTGTAGCCATTATTCATGGAATGGGTAGTCAAAAGGAGGATTTTGCTAAGGAAACGATCGCACTGATCAATAATTTATTTGCAAAAAAATTGGAGCATTTAGTTGAAGACCCTGTCTCCTATCTTAAGATTCAAGCGATACATTGGGCACCCATTTTTACGTATAGAGAGGACAAACTATTTGAAAAAATGGTTCAGAACAATAAATTAAATTATCTGGGACTAAGAAAATTCCTTATAACTTATCTAGGAGATGCCATTGCCTATCAACCGGTCGAGACGGTAAAGCAAAATTATGAGAGAGTCCATGAAAAAGTTGGAGAAGGACTTAACATTCTCGCTAAAAGGGCAGGAGATCATGCCCCTTTATGTGTCATCTCTCATAGTCTAGGTTCTGTCATTGCCAGTAACTATTTTTACGATTTACAATTTAAAAAAAGTGATCTTACCTGTGTTGTCAATGAATCTTCACCTTTGGAAAAAGGGGATACTTTAACCTTATTTTATACAATGGGAACGACCCTCCCGATATGGAGTTTACGCTATTATAACTTTAACCGCCCGATTAATATTCCTTCTAGAAACCTCAAAAAGTATTATCCTAGCTTAAAAGGTGAATGGTTAAATTTTTATGACAAAGACGATGTTTTAGGCTTCCCGCTTAGACCTGTAGACGAAAGTTATCAAAACGCAGTTAACGAAGATCGAGAAGTGAATGTAGGTGGTTTATTAACGAGTTGGAATCCACTATCTCATACAGGATACTTTAAAGATATGGATGTCATTGAGCCCATTGTAGATGGGCTAGTTCGAACTTGGAGACAAGTAAATAACATCTAA